The region TGGTAATACCGCTGCCGACTGCGAGAAGATCACGCATTTCGACGAAGTTGACGAAACGACTCGACGATTAGTCCTCCGATGCGCTACCGTTGACTGGCTAcgtgatgaagaagaagcataTAAACCTGGCAATGTCCCGCAAAGGGAGGATAGTTTGACTTGCTCCTTACCAACAATCGACAGCGCTCTCCTGTCAGATGCCGAGATGGGGACGTCTCTGGAATCTTCCCAGTCAATCGAGTCCGCCAGTACGCGGGGAAGTTCACTTGAAGACTTGTCGTTCCCTCGGGCCGACGATCGAGACTCCCCTGCATCTGCGAGTGACACGCCTCGCAAACATAGCCAGGTTGCTAGGCTAGGAATGCATCTGGATCCTGCCTCAACGTCTTCCCTCAGCGTGCACGAAGTCGCATCCCAACGCGAAAAGCCAGGGATCATCACTCCGAGCCGCCATGACGGGCACCAACCTGAAAGGCAATCAAGCCCTACAAAACAGAAAGTAAAACCTCTACCTCCGAAGACAAGGCGCTGGCGCGGAAGACGAGCAACAGTAGACGAAGGAACCACCAGTCCAGTGGCCACGGCAAGTATCGCAGAGGAGGGAAACACCATTACTGGCCCCAACAGCCCGAGTCCTCTATCCGCAACCCCCGTCATAACCACCTCAGAACCTGCCATTCCTGATTCAGAACGTCGAAACTCATCCACCATTCCAAATCCCTCTCATAGCCACTTACCTCCAGTACCCCCGGCTCATCATATCCCCCTCTCTCGCCGCTCCGCATCCAACCCTCCGCCCGCTGTTCCACCACCTCGTCGCTCCGGAATCCACCACAACCTCTCATCCTCCAGCCACTGCACCCCCCTCACAAGCCCGTCAAGACTCGCAACTACACAGGGCACTCAAACCCAACCCCACAAACAAGCTCAGAAGCCCGAACCGCCGCGGACACGCCGAAGCGGACGCAGACACACGCAGACAGACTCCTCGGACACATCGCAGGTCAGCCAGAGCGGAAACAGTATCAGCAGTATGAGCAGCGCTGCTACTACTTTTCTCCACCCGGAGTATTTGGTTGAGAGCCCTTCTTCTACTtctgctgccgccgctgtGGAGGATGCCCAAATTACCGAGTCTGGTATGAGTGGACATGGACAAGGGCAGGACCATGCGGTTGTCAGTGTCGAAGAGGCAGTGCAAAATGTCTCATTACAGTGAGAGGTGGAGACAAGATAATAAGTAGAACCCAAGAGATATTTTAATGTCTATATATAATCCCCACACACTCTGAACGAATCTAGCGTTGTTGCTGAATTAAATCATGTAGCTAATTTacatctatctatctattgCATGCATACATATATACATACCGTATTCTATCTTTCTTACTATCTGCGTGTCTGCGCGTTATGGAATTAATGTTTTTCAAGATAATGTCTACggcttaatatattttaaagaaaaaaagccTCCAGGAGAGAAACGATATGCCATATCCGAGTGATTATTATTTCACGAGTATGTACATTAGGCACACAATGTCTTCTGTCCTATTGACATTTCGTAGAGATCGTCCATGCATCAAGCAGAGTAATAAGGAGAGACAAGTGGAACAGAAACCtgaagcaaaaaaaagaaaagaaaggaaaaggaaaaggaaaaggaatcAGGTTCGCTAAAGAGCGCCATAAACCACCAAGGAACTCCAATATATCCTGTCCCGCCCAATAGACGCCGAGTCGAGGGAAATCCAGGCGCAATTATCCATGGACGCACAGCACATCTCACGGGCTCAACTCGACGACTTCCAAACCTTTCGCCACATCATTCACCGCACCAGCGGGAGGAGTAGGTTGTTTCTTCCTAGGTGAGACACTTCTTGGCTTGGGCTTGATCTGCTGCAGGAGACCTTTGCATTTACCGCATCGATGTTTGCTGGGGTCGATACTCTTGGAGTGGCGCCCATAGTTTTGACAGCAGTCAACGCAGGTCCAGACGTATTTGTAGTCGATCTTATAGCTATGTCTGGTCGTCACTTCGATCCGTCCACCGTAAACTGGGTGGTCTTTAAGCGCTGTTTTACATTTCTGGCCCCATGCCTGAAAGCTCGCACCGTGTGGCTGATTTCGAACGTTGGAAACCATGTAGTTGGCCAAGTGACAGTACTCATGGGCTAGGGTGTTGATCAATcgatcttcatcgtcgatgATACGTTCCGCTAATTCGATAGTGGCGTAATGTTTTGTTTTCACTGAAGGCGTCTCGCTTCCAGATGCTGAGAAATCAGGTGGTGTCACAGATCTATCGTGAGTTGGAAGAGACCTATCACGCTTCCAGTTTGCACGCCCAGCAGTTGTTTGAAGTGTCTTGCTCCATACAATGCGAACACCGCCGGTTTCTGCTGCGCGCTTTTGGACCTCACCTCCGGAAACAGCGTcgtcgaggactttgaggaAGTCTTCCGCAAGTGCTGGTTTTTTGTTATCGAATGATTTCTTGCGTGCTACCGCGGCTTTCCTTGCTTCGACTTCTGCCTTTTTCAGCGCGGTCTTGCTGGGGGTTTTGGTTTGCTTTTTGTCCTCCGAGGGTTTGGACTTGAACTCGAATTCGCAATCGGACTCGTCAAACTCCTGAAGCAGTCGATTCACTTTGCGCGGGGAGTGTTGGTCAATCCAGTTGTTGGTGACTTCCAAGCTCCAGAATTCATCCGTGCTTTCACGATGGGGTGTTGGCGGGATTCGAATTCTGTCCTTCGTCGGAGAGCGCAAGATGCTCTTTGATGGACTGGGCGGGGGGGTCTGGAAAGATGAGTCTTTTGGTGGTGTGTGGGAGACTGAGTCCGGATCAATTGCCGCCCTGCCCTTCGTTAATACAAACTTGCCCTATATTGGGTGGGAATAGTGGTAACACGACTTACCCAAACAgatcattttgaagctgggaggagggatcACTATCCTCCAAGTTCAAACGGTCCATCTTATCAGAAACATCGGTTTCTTTCTGGAATAGTTTTCTTGCGACCCTATCCGAGTGCGGCGATGATGCTGCGAACGCAGCCGGTAAGGAGGGTTCGAGGCGAAGATCTGGCCGCCGTGCAGACTCAAGCAAAGCTTTCTCTATTTCAGCCGTCGGATCTGGTCGTCTACCTCGAACTAATCTCCTCCGTTGTGTTGGAGGTGGAGACACTTTGtgttcctcctcctcttcctcagtttcatcatcctcggttTCATGATAGCTCGGCTCGTCATTGTCGCTAACAATAAAGTCGTCAAGCGAGTTTAAACTATCATCACCATTCTCGTCTTCCGACTCGTCTTGCTGTTGTCGATACGTAGTAAACTGTTGTGGGTCTCGATTCCTTGTCGGCGATCGTCTGGTCGAGGATGCATCGGAGGGGTTTCTAGAAAGTGAAGTAGGCTCGGGCTCAggatccagctcctcctcgagcGGGTCATTCTCCTTGTCGTAGTTGTATAGCTCTGATTTCCTGCTCGTCCGGGCCCTAGGTTGCTGTGGCAGTGGTAGAATCATCGAATTGGTACGCGCCAACTTCAGAGGTGTCGCTTTCTTAGCTTTGGGCGTGTCCCGGTCAGTTGTCCCATCGCTATCAGCAAAGATATCAAACTGTTGTTCTGCGACCGTCTTTGCCCTCGACCTGGTTGACTTGCTCCGCTGCAATGCCGGCTTCTCTGCCGGTCCGGGCAGTTTATCGAAGAGCGTCTCCGTGGTCATTGTCCGTTGTTCTCTGCGGCGCTCCTTCGGCGGGGGAGAAACATATCGCTCGGTCAGACGCTGGGGCCGGGACCTCTCTCGCGAGTCGTCCTGCTTCGCCTGGCTTCTCGTGTTCAAGCGGGCCATTTTTGTCGCTTTTGGTGTATTGTATGGAGGGTCGGTCGTTCCTGCCGTTCCTGCGCGGGCCGTTTGTCGTGCCTTCTTATTTCGGTATACGTGGGGGCGTCGCAATACAGAGACTCTCTGCGAGCTCCGCACTTCTTTGGAAGAGTGGCGAGGGTgattccttttctttccgaCCGGTTATTGACTCTattgcagatgcagaaacTGCAGGAACAATTGATTCGAGCAAGTCATTGGGGTGTTTTGCGGGTGACGGAGATCATGGTTGGCACGGCAACAGCCCCGTCTCAAAAGGCCCTGCAGATAACCGCTTGACAACTCACTCCCGCAATAGACAGCGGGTGCCGGGTGTAGACTTCAGCATTGGGTCACCATAGAGGAGCGATAAGAGTGAACCCTGATAAGCAAGAAGGGTTGCTCACCATCTAACTGTTAGCTAAGATTTGATTCTATTGTACATGTCTTGGCACGAAACTTCTTGCCAAGTCTACAGTGTATTGGCATACACATTTCAGGCCGAGTCAAGATCTATTACAAGATATGTACTATAAACCGCAGAGGACGAGTCATCTGCATGGAcataaaagaattaaatagTTACTCGGGAGATCTAAGAACAGTCGCATATAAAACATGTCAAACAAGATATAGCAAAGCGATCAATGAGCAGCACTGTAATAAAAGTACACTACACATCAACCATTTTGGAACCAGCACAAACAAAGCCTAGTCATAAATAGACCAGGTTTCGCTGTGCCGAGATGCAACCATTACCAAATCTACAGCATGATCATAGCAGCACCGGCTAAGACAGCCGTAGCCACGTAGGCGCTGAGCTGGAAGACACCGACGTGAACGCTAGAGGGGGTGAGAGCAACTCCAGCACCGTCAGAGGTCTCAGAGTCGCCGCTGCCACCAGATCCACCGCTACCACCAGCGGTGGGGGAAGCGCTAACGACACCAGTACCCTCGGAACCAGCCTGGTCCAAAAGAGAAGAGCAAGCAGCGGTGGGCTCACTGGTGCTctgggaggaggcagcaCCGTCGAAGTCACAGGCCTGAGAGTCAGATCCGTGGCCTTCGTAGTAGGCGTTCATGGCGAAAGAGAGTTGCTGCTCAGGTGTGCAGACACTGTAAGCTCCATATTCGCCAGTGGTAGCGTTTCCGCTGACACCATCGCAGTACTTGCCCCCTTCGTAACCGCAGACGGTGCTGAAGGTCTTTGAGAGTTGCTTGCCCTTAATGTCACTCTTCGCAATACAGGTGAGGCTCTTCTCCATACAGTCACAGAGATCCTGGTTGGGCGAaggggggagaggggaggCGGTGGCCTCCCAGCTCTTGCCGAGGGTAGGGCAGGATTGCAGGGCAGTGTTGGAGGGCTTGTAGGCGCCCTTCTTGGTACCGGAGGGGGTTGCGGATGCGAGCTGCTTAGAGAGGTAGCTGTAGTCCTCAAGGGTCGAGGCCTTGCCGTCCTTGATGGAAACGAGACCTAGTTGGTTCGTTAGAGAAGCGGGTTAAATATATGGTTGGGAATTCAAAATACCGTAGTCGTTCTCCTCCTGGAAGTACATGTAGACGATACCACCGGACCAGACCTCAGCCATCTTGTCGCCATAGAGGGCCTCGACTTCAGTGAACTTGCGGGGCTGGACAGCGTTGCAACCGTATTCAGCAAAGAAGACGGGGATCGAGTAGTCGCGGAACTCATCGGTACGGGACTTGTAGCCGGACTTCTCGTAGTTGGAGTCGCCGCACCAGGAGTAGACGTTGTAACCCCAGAAGTCGAtgctctcttccttctcgttgCAGTTGAAAAAGTTGGCCATGTCCACACGGATGGACGAGTCGTCATTGGTGGCATAGCCAACACCAATCTCGCGGTAGTTCTTGGCCTTGATGTAGCGCTTGGTATCACGCACAGCAGCCTTGACAAAGGCGCTGGCACCGGTGGTCTTGGGGTTGTTTGAGACTTCGTTTCCTGCAAAGAACCCAAGGACGTTGCTGTATTGAGCGAGTTCGTCGACAACAGCGGTGTACCGTGTGTACAGCTCGTAGTCCCACTTGGGGTCGTTACGAACAATAGACGTATCGGGAGCGGACAGGTCTGCCACAACGTAGATTCCATTCTCACTGAGGAGGTTCATACACTCCTTGTGATCGCCCTTAGGGTCAATGGCGTATACACGGATGGTGTTGGCGTTGAGTTTCTTAAGCAGAGGGACATCACGTTTGCATGCCTCGGCGTCGGTTAGGGGGTCCTTGTAGTTGTCTGTTTCGGACTTGGGGCCGGAGTATTCCTCTGTAAATAGTCAATAAAAGGCTTCTATTATTGCAGTAATAGCCATGTGAGCTACTAACCTTGGTAGGCGACACCACGCATGAAACTGAGGCAGTTGGTTAGCTTAATTTCAGTTGTCTGAAGATGCGGGGAGGGCATATCATACAATTGGGAGTCACTGTTCTTGTAGAAGAATTTGGAACCCTGCAGACGATGTATCAGTCAATGTCACTACTTTCTCAGGCCGTATTATGCGCCGTACCTTGATGACAATGGGGTCCAAGTCAGCGGCGAGCGCGCTGCTGGTAAAGAGGGCGGCACCCGCCAAAATGCTGGAAAACTTCATGTTGAGAATCTGGTGTGAATAAGACTAAGCAATGCGACCGCAGGGTCAGGACGTGGTGTTTGCGAATGGATGTATCTGATCGAAAGAGTGGCGTGTAAGACTAGCTTTACAAACAAAGGAATGGAGGTGTATTCGTTGCGAAATGTCTCGAAAAATAAACCCAAGTGAGTGTAGAGGCGTAATAGCATTAAAATAGACAAATATAGCAAGTGGAAGAGTAAAGAATGTCGATTCTCAAGAGAATGGCAAGAGAGGAAAAAGTCGGGGGCAAGGGTCTTGGGCTGGGAGGGATTTCATACTTCCTCCACGGCAGACCCCAGGCACCGAAGAATCGCTGGTCAGCCTCAGGGACAGTCCACCACCCATCCAATTCGACGGAAAATGCACTCGATGATGAGTGAGCCTGTCCACTCTTGCGTGCTCCTAGCGAAGCCAGCACTGGTTGATCGTTGGGGATTTTCAGTGATATGCACATCTGACGGCTATCATTTGTGCAGCCCTCCCCGTGGCTTCTCCACGACGGGATGCTCTGGTATCAAAAGGTCCGGCAACGCGCAAGCTGGTTCCACGGAGTTCGAGTTTCAGGGGAAGAAGGGTCTAAGGAAAGCTTATTTCTGTCCTCGCTCAAGAGTGTATATAAATAGAGTCATTGGGATAGTCCCTCACACACAATCGCTTCTTGCCGTCTCACCAGATGCAACTCAACGGTCGTGACTGCTCATTGGGTTTCAGTCCGGACCAGGAGAATGAGGAACATGAGCGAGACGTGTGGGATTACGCGTAGCAACTCCGGTTATAGCGTCAAGACCGAATGCAGATGGCACTGTCGAGTTTCATCCTCCGTTTCCATATTTGCTCGCACGCGACAGCCATAATGACGTCCGAAGGGTGGGATCTCACCTAGTTAAATCACTGGTGCAAGATTGTCTTGAGCGATATGCTTGCCAAGTCCTATGTAGAACAGTCCATCACTCCATGAACTCTCGGTCTTGTGAGACACAGTTATACTCTCGAGCCTCGACGAGCAATGGATTCAGGACGAGTCCACTGCCGAGTCGGGCCCAGCGGCCGTGCCCCTAGCAAAGCCGCATCGTACATGTGGCAAGAGGACAGACTGAGACTGTGAGGTCATGGCTCAGGTGGTTTTCGGATTCTGGATGGCTGTTCCGGTGAAAAAGGATGACGATCTTTGTCCACAGTCCACACCGGGTGGGCAGGGTGAGATCCATAGTCGCTGCTCCGCTTGAGAGATTGCGACCAGTAACCACTATCAATGGGAATCCTTCAAGATTATATCCACGTCATTGAAGGCCGGGCAAAGCATACTCTGTATGGTTTCGATAGCGCGGGGTATCATTTGCATTGCAATTGAATATCGAAGACGGATTGTGCAGACTGCATAGGTTGAGATATGGATAACACGAAGGTCTTTGTGCCTGTAAGTTTCGCTAGTAACGCTTTCTGAAAATACGCCCGCCAACTCTGTAAGTTGGTCCATGAGTTGTATTCAAA is a window of Aspergillus puulaauensis MK2 DNA, chromosome 4, nearly complete sequence DNA encoding:
- a CDS encoding uncharacterized protein (BUSCO:EOG09264MGU;~COG:T,Z;~EggNog:ENOG410PI83;~InterPro:IPR018556,IPR030125;~PFAM:PF09431) is translated as MELEVSVDNEQQFWTNIQDIVSAPCSSEDLIDNALRAYLNLAAKYKEEYLQSEFEVARCSFKLLSSTIFVAHSDYVRRQMIYALLQEDDPVTLHMITSFLLFDGRQHEFPLQMMNEEGAFPRLLELLHVRTLDRDDDSGAGLHRLLMDLLYELSRVQKIKIEDLILVDDDFVRGLFDIIENLSFDANDPYHYPVIRVLLVLNEQFMISAHNPNDEQSPSNPLTNKVIKVLSMHGNSYKTFGENIILLINREAETSLQLLTLKLLYLIFTTPSTYEYFFTNDLHVLVDILIRNLLDLPEEASALRHTYLRVLYPLVAHTQLRLPPHYKRDELKRMLSLLVRGQLTGNTAADCEKITHFDEVDETTRRLVLRCATVDWLRDEEEAYKPGNVPQREDSLTCSLPTIDSALLSDAEMGTSLESSQSIESASTRGSSLEDLSFPRADDRDSPASASDTPRKHSQVARLGMHLDPASTSSLSVHEVASQREKPGIITPSRHDGHQPERQSSPTKQKVKPLPPKTRRWRGRRATVDEGTTSPVATASIAEEGNTITGPNSPSPLSATPVITTSEPAIPDSERRNSSTIPNPSHSHLPPVPPAHHIPLSRRSASNPPPAVPPPRRSGIHHNLSSSSHCTPLTSPSRLATTQGTQTQPHKQAQKPEPPRTRRSGRRHTQTDSSDTSQVSQSGNSISSMSSAATTFLHPEYLVESPSSTSAAAAVEDAQITESGMSGHGQGQDHAVVSVEEAVQNVSLQ
- the GAS1_2 gene encoding glycoside hydrolase family 72 protein (CAZy:CBM43;~CAZy:GH72;~COG:S;~EggNog:ENOG410PFK7;~InterPro:IPR012946,IPR017853,IPR004886;~PFAM:PF07983,PF03198;~SECRETED:SignalP(1-19);~TransMembrane:1 (n3-14c19/20o518-537i)), which gives rise to MKFSSILAGAALFTSSALAADLDPIVIKGSKFFYKNSDSQFFMRGVAYQEEYSGPKSETDNYKDPLTDAEACKRDVPLLKKLNANTIRVYAIDPKGDHKECMNLLSENGIYVVADLSAPDTSIVRNDPKWDYELYTRYTAVVDELAQYSNVLGFFAGNEVSNNPKTTGASAFVKAAVRDTKRYIKAKNYREIGVGYATNDDSSIRVDMANFFNCNEKEESIDFWGYNVYSWCGDSNYEKSGYKSRTDEFRDYSIPVFFAEYGCNAVQPRKFTEVEALYGDKMAEVWSGGIVYMYFQEENDYGLVSIKDGKASTLEDYSYLSKQLASATPSGTKKGAYKPSNTALQSCPTLGKSWEATASPLPPSPNQDLCDCMEKSLTCIAKSDIKGKQLSKTFSTVCGYEGGKYCDGVSGNATTGEYGAYSVCTPEQQLSFAMNAYYEGHGSDSQACDFDGAASSQSTSEPTAACSSLLDQAGSEGTGVVSASPTAGGSGGSGGSGDSETSDGAGVALTPSSVHVGVFQLSAYVATAVLAGAAMIML
- a CDS encoding uncharacterized protein (COG:S;~EggNog:ENOG410PINN;~InterPro:IPR006640,IPR035240;~PFAM:PF17283,PF10263); this encodes MARLNTRSQAKQDDSRERSRPQRLTERYVSPPPKERRREQRTMTTETLFDKLPGPAEKPALQRSKSTRSRAKTVAEQQFDIFADSDGTTDRDTPKAKKATPLKLARTNSMILPLPQQPRARTSRKSELYNYDKENDPLEEELDPEPEPTSLSRNPSDASSTRRSPTRNRDPQQFTTYRQQQDESEDENGDDSLNSLDDFIVSDNDEPSYHETEDDETEEEEEEHKVSPPPTQRRRLVRGRRPDPTAEIEKALLESARRPDLRLEPSLPAAFAASSPHSDRVARKLFQKETDVSDKMDRLNLEDSDPSSQLQNDLFGAAIDPDSVSHTPPKDSSFQTPPPSPSKSILRSPTKDRIRIPPTPHRESTDEFWSLEVTNNWIDQHSPRKVNRLLQEFDESDCEFEFKSKPSEDKKQTKTPSKTALKKAEVEARKAAVARKKSFDNKKPALAEDFLKVLDDAVSGGEVQKRAAETGGVRIVWSKTLQTTAGRANWKRDRSLPTHDRSVTPPDFSASGSETPSVKTKHYATIELAERIIDDEDRLINTLAHEYCHLANYMVSNVRNQPHGASFQAWGQKCKTALKDHPVYGGRIEVTTRHSYKIDYKYVWTCVDCCQNYGRHSKSIDPSKHRCGKCKGLLQQIKPKPRSVSPRKKQPTPPAGAVNDVAKGLEVVELSP